From Magnolia sinica isolate HGM2019 chromosome 13, MsV1, whole genome shotgun sequence, one genomic window encodes:
- the LOC131222545 gene encoding nuclear transcription factor Y subunit A-7-like isoform X1 — MHSKPENANSIEPDAQPVPPATIGSHPWWRGIGYGVVPPPVLPENFPKLPLVETRDGGVATRAAAPPAGDGVDEGARVSKETQTTTTQAGSDGSQGHECQQPLHATCTMPTVMTEYTVPHTQLELGHSVACAPYPYSDPYYGGIMAAYGPQALVHPHMIGMHHPRMPLPLEMAEEPVYVNAKQYHGILRRRQSRAKAELEKKLIKVRKPYLHESRHQHAMRRARGNGGRFLNTKKLDNVTNPTSEKETRLGASGPTHSTSSSGSELLHSDCTPGSSSTQQEVKEPPIQDMHEQQHAYSNGNGFYPQRPGFPFERVDEGDCSVQQRSGMMGGQAPQRTLKIK; from the exons ATGCACTCTAAACCCGAGAATGCAAACTCGATAGAACCTGATGCACAGCCTGTTCCACCAGCAACCATAGGTTCTCATCCATGGTGGCGGGGTATTGGATATGGTGTTGTCCCTCCGCCTGTTTTACCAGAGAACTTTCCAAAATTACCTTTGGTTGAAACCCGTGATGGAGGCGTGGCAACGAGAGCTGCAGCGCCACCAGCTGGTGATGGTGTAGATGAGGGGGCCCGGGTTAGTAAAGAAACGCAAACTACGACGACACAAGCCG GATCAGATGGAAGCCAAGGACATGAATGCCAGCAGCCACtccatgccacatgtacaatgccTACCGTGATGACTGAATACACAGTCCCACATACCCAACTAGAACTTGGGCATTCAgtt GCTTGTGCACCATATCCATATTCTGATCCTTATTATGGTGGGATTATGGCTGCTTATGGACCTCAGGCTCTG GTACACCCTCATATGATTGGAATGCATCATCCTCGCATGCCTTTGCCCCTTGAAATGGCAGAGGAGCCTGTTTATGTGAACGCCAAGCAGTATCATGGAATTCTTAGGCGAAGACAGTCACGCGCAAAGGCTGAATTGGAAAAGAAATTGATAAAAGTTAGGAAG CCATATCTACATGAATCTCGGCACCAGCATGCAATGAGAAGGGCGAGGGGCAATGGAGGCCGTTTTCTTAACACGAAGAAGCTCGACAACGTCACCAACCCCACCTCTGAGAAGGAGACACGTCTGGGTGCATCTGGCCCCACACATTCGACGAGCTCATCAGGCTCCGAGCTGCTGCACTCTGATTGCACCCCAGGTTCCTCCAGCACACAGCAAGAAGTTAAGGAGCCCCCGATACAAGACATGCATGAGCAGCAGCATGCATACTCTAACGGCAACGGCTTCTACCCGCAACGTCCGGGCTTCCCCTTTGAGAGGGTGGATGAAGGAGACTGCTCGGTGCAGCAGCGGAGTGGCATGATGGGGGGCCAGGCCCCACAGAGGACCCTCAAAATCAAATAA
- the LOC131222545 gene encoding nuclear transcription factor Y subunit A-1-like isoform X2, whose protein sequence is MHSKPENANSIEPDAQPVPPATIGSHPWWRGIGYGVVPPPVLPENFPKLPLVETRDGGVATRAAAPPAGDGVDEGARVSKETQTTTTQADGSQGHECQQPLHATCTMPTVMTEYTVPHTQLELGHSVACAPYPYSDPYYGGIMAAYGPQALVHPHMIGMHHPRMPLPLEMAEEPVYVNAKQYHGILRRRQSRAKAELEKKLIKVRKPYLHESRHQHAMRRARGNGGRFLNTKKLDNVTNPTSEKETRLGASGPTHSTSSSGSELLHSDCTPGSSSTQQEVKEPPIQDMHEQQHAYSNGNGFYPQRPGFPFERVDEGDCSVQQRSGMMGGQAPQRTLKIK, encoded by the exons ATGCACTCTAAACCCGAGAATGCAAACTCGATAGAACCTGATGCACAGCCTGTTCCACCAGCAACCATAGGTTCTCATCCATGGTGGCGGGGTATTGGATATGGTGTTGTCCCTCCGCCTGTTTTACCAGAGAACTTTCCAAAATTACCTTTGGTTGAAACCCGTGATGGAGGCGTGGCAACGAGAGCTGCAGCGCCACCAGCTGGTGATGGTGTAGATGAGGGGGCCCGGGTTAGTAAAGAAACGCAAACTACGACGACACAAGCCG ATGGAAGCCAAGGACATGAATGCCAGCAGCCACtccatgccacatgtacaatgccTACCGTGATGACTGAATACACAGTCCCACATACCCAACTAGAACTTGGGCATTCAgtt GCTTGTGCACCATATCCATATTCTGATCCTTATTATGGTGGGATTATGGCTGCTTATGGACCTCAGGCTCTG GTACACCCTCATATGATTGGAATGCATCATCCTCGCATGCCTTTGCCCCTTGAAATGGCAGAGGAGCCTGTTTATGTGAACGCCAAGCAGTATCATGGAATTCTTAGGCGAAGACAGTCACGCGCAAAGGCTGAATTGGAAAAGAAATTGATAAAAGTTAGGAAG CCATATCTACATGAATCTCGGCACCAGCATGCAATGAGAAGGGCGAGGGGCAATGGAGGCCGTTTTCTTAACACGAAGAAGCTCGACAACGTCACCAACCCCACCTCTGAGAAGGAGACACGTCTGGGTGCATCTGGCCCCACACATTCGACGAGCTCATCAGGCTCCGAGCTGCTGCACTCTGATTGCACCCCAGGTTCCTCCAGCACACAGCAAGAAGTTAAGGAGCCCCCGATACAAGACATGCATGAGCAGCAGCATGCATACTCTAACGGCAACGGCTTCTACCCGCAACGTCCGGGCTTCCCCTTTGAGAGGGTGGATGAAGGAGACTGCTCGGTGCAGCAGCGGAGTGGCATGATGGGGGGCCAGGCCCCACAGAGGACCCTCAAAATCAAATAA
- the LOC131222546 gene encoding guanylate kinase 1-like isoform X2: MGEAHEFSVDGLPEVSPVEIDSESGTCQTVTILGEKTYVIGGSNDGDALSISVQIFNKATGKWTAPTVLGTKPVICEGHSAVLLNNERILIVKRDSAPDDRIWFLEVDTPFIKEQKKIIDTEIVAWSKGVIGDCPKPIIISGPSGVGKGTLISKLMDEFPSAFGFSVSHTTRAPREKEKNGVHYHFTDRSVMESDIRDGKFLEFAHVHGNLYGTSIEAVETVTDSGKRCILDIDVQGARSVKASSLEVVSIFICPPSFEELEKRLRARGTETEEQVQKRLRNARAELEQGNTSGLFDHILVNDDLETSYTNLKKILCLDGSTEPAYQASMKKIEPPVGHSVSETDQKVLIHCGTTELGKPSSGLFMLDASSLKGGAPGRTRGLNMYAIDPFAEGLNGIKQLQNSTY; encoded by the exons ATG GGAGAAGCGCATGAATTCTCTGTTGACGGGCTTCCAGAAGTTTCCCCTGTTGAGATCGATTCAGAATCCGGCACCTGCCAAACAGTTACCATCCTCGGTGAAAAGACA TATGTAATCGGGGGATCTAATGATGGAGATGCATTGTCGATCAGTGTCCAGATTTTCAATAAGGCGACAGGAAAATG GACGGCTCCAACTGTGTTGGGCACAAAACCTGTGATTTGTGAAGGCCACTCCGCCGTTCTTCTAAATAATGAGCGAATACTGATTGTTAAGAGGGATTCTGCACCAGATGACCGTATCTGGTTTCTTGAG GTGGACACCCCATTTATAAAAGAGCAGAAGAAGATAATAGATACCGAGATTGTTGCATGGAGTAAGGGGGTGATTGGTGATTGTCCTAAGCCGATAATTATCAGTGGTCCATCTGGAGTAGGTAAAGGCACGCTAATATCCAAACTCATGGATGAGTTTCCATCCGCATTTGGCTTTTCCGTGAGTCACACAACCCGAGCTCCAAGGGAGAAGGAGAAGAATGGGGTTCACTATCATTTCACTGATCGAAGTGTAATGGAAAGTGACATTCGCGATGGGAAGTTCCTTGAATTCGCTCATGTTCATGGAAACCTCTATGGAACAAGTATCGAAGCTGTTGAGACAGTAACGGATTCAGGAAAG AGGTGCATTCTCGACATTGATGTTCAAGGTGCAAGATCTGTGAAGGCTAGCTCTCTCGAAGTAGTATCTATCTTTATCTGTCCGCCATCATTTGAAGAGCTTGAGAAGCGCCTTCGTGCACG GGGAACTGAAACAGAGGAACAGGTCCAAAAGCGTTTGAGAAATGCAAGAGCGGAGCTTGAGCAAGGGAACACTTCAGGGCTCTTTGATCATATCTTGGTAAACGATGATCTTGAAACATCCTATACAAATCTCAAG AAAATCTTGTGCCTCGATGGGAGCACTgagcctgcatatcaagcat CTATGAAGAAAATCGAACCTCCGGTGGGTCATTCGGTTTCAGAAACGGATCAAAAGGTTCTGATACACTGTGGAACTACGGAGCTCGGAAAACCTTCAAGTGGCTT ATTCATGCTTGATGCATCTTCACTCAAAGGGGGTGCACCGGGCCGGACAAGAGGGTTAAACATGTATGCCATCGATCCATTTGCAGAGGGTCTGAATGGGATCAAGCAACTCCAAAACTCCACGTATTGA
- the LOC131222546 gene encoding guanylate kinase 1-like isoform X1 — translation MGEAHEFSVDGLPEVSPVEIDSESGTCQTVTILGEKTYVIGGSNDGDALSISVQIFNKATGKWTAPTVLGTKPVICEGHSAVLLNNERILIVKRDSAPDDRIWFLEVDTPFIKEQKKIIDTEIVAWSKGVIGDCPKPIIISGPSGVGKGTLISKLMDEFPSAFGFSVSHTTRAPREKEKNGVHYHFTDRSVMESDIRDGKFLEFAHVHGNLYGTSIEAVETVTDSGKRCILDIDVQGARSVKASSLEVVSIFICPPSFEELEKRLRARGTETEEQVQKRLRNARAELEQGNTSGLFDHILVNDDLETSYTNLKKILCLDGSTEPAYQASMKKIEPPVGHSVSETDQKVLIHCGTTELGKPSSGFRFMLDASSLKGGAPGRTRGLNMYAIDPFAEGLNGIKQLQNSTY, via the exons ATG GGAGAAGCGCATGAATTCTCTGTTGACGGGCTTCCAGAAGTTTCCCCTGTTGAGATCGATTCAGAATCCGGCACCTGCCAAACAGTTACCATCCTCGGTGAAAAGACA TATGTAATCGGGGGATCTAATGATGGAGATGCATTGTCGATCAGTGTCCAGATTTTCAATAAGGCGACAGGAAAATG GACGGCTCCAACTGTGTTGGGCACAAAACCTGTGATTTGTGAAGGCCACTCCGCCGTTCTTCTAAATAATGAGCGAATACTGATTGTTAAGAGGGATTCTGCACCAGATGACCGTATCTGGTTTCTTGAG GTGGACACCCCATTTATAAAAGAGCAGAAGAAGATAATAGATACCGAGATTGTTGCATGGAGTAAGGGGGTGATTGGTGATTGTCCTAAGCCGATAATTATCAGTGGTCCATCTGGAGTAGGTAAAGGCACGCTAATATCCAAACTCATGGATGAGTTTCCATCCGCATTTGGCTTTTCCGTGAGTCACACAACCCGAGCTCCAAGGGAGAAGGAGAAGAATGGGGTTCACTATCATTTCACTGATCGAAGTGTAATGGAAAGTGACATTCGCGATGGGAAGTTCCTTGAATTCGCTCATGTTCATGGAAACCTCTATGGAACAAGTATCGAAGCTGTTGAGACAGTAACGGATTCAGGAAAG AGGTGCATTCTCGACATTGATGTTCAAGGTGCAAGATCTGTGAAGGCTAGCTCTCTCGAAGTAGTATCTATCTTTATCTGTCCGCCATCATTTGAAGAGCTTGAGAAGCGCCTTCGTGCACG GGGAACTGAAACAGAGGAACAGGTCCAAAAGCGTTTGAGAAATGCAAGAGCGGAGCTTGAGCAAGGGAACACTTCAGGGCTCTTTGATCATATCTTGGTAAACGATGATCTTGAAACATCCTATACAAATCTCAAG AAAATCTTGTGCCTCGATGGGAGCACTgagcctgcatatcaagcat CTATGAAGAAAATCGAACCTCCGGTGGGTCATTCGGTTTCAGAAACGGATCAAAAGGTTCTGATACACTGTGGAACTACGGAGCTCGGAAAACCTTCAAGTGGCTT CAGATTCATGCTTGATGCATCTTCACTCAAAGGGGGTGCACCGGGCCGGACAAGAGGGTTAAACATGTATGCCATCGATCCATTTGCAGAGGGTCTGAATGGGATCAAGCAACTCCAAAACTCCACGTATTGA
- the LOC131222546 gene encoding guanylate kinase 1-like isoform X3, with amino-acid sequence MGEAHEFSVDGLPEVSPVEIDSESGTCQTVTILGEKTVDTPFIKEQKKIIDTEIVAWSKGVIGDCPKPIIISGPSGVGKGTLISKLMDEFPSAFGFSVSHTTRAPREKEKNGVHYHFTDRSVMESDIRDGKFLEFAHVHGNLYGTSIEAVETVTDSGKRCILDIDVQGARSVKASSLEVVSIFICPPSFEELEKRLRARGTETEEQVQKRLRNARAELEQGNTSGLFDHILVNDDLETSYTNLKKILCLDGSTEPAYQASMKKIEPPVGHSVSETDQKVLIHCGTTELGKPSSGFRFMLDASSLKGGAPGRTRGLNMYAIDPFAEGLNGIKQLQNSTY; translated from the exons ATG GGAGAAGCGCATGAATTCTCTGTTGACGGGCTTCCAGAAGTTTCCCCTGTTGAGATCGATTCAGAATCCGGCACCTGCCAAACAGTTACCATCCTCGGTGAAAAGACA GTGGACACCCCATTTATAAAAGAGCAGAAGAAGATAATAGATACCGAGATTGTTGCATGGAGTAAGGGGGTGATTGGTGATTGTCCTAAGCCGATAATTATCAGTGGTCCATCTGGAGTAGGTAAAGGCACGCTAATATCCAAACTCATGGATGAGTTTCCATCCGCATTTGGCTTTTCCGTGAGTCACACAACCCGAGCTCCAAGGGAGAAGGAGAAGAATGGGGTTCACTATCATTTCACTGATCGAAGTGTAATGGAAAGTGACATTCGCGATGGGAAGTTCCTTGAATTCGCTCATGTTCATGGAAACCTCTATGGAACAAGTATCGAAGCTGTTGAGACAGTAACGGATTCAGGAAAG AGGTGCATTCTCGACATTGATGTTCAAGGTGCAAGATCTGTGAAGGCTAGCTCTCTCGAAGTAGTATCTATCTTTATCTGTCCGCCATCATTTGAAGAGCTTGAGAAGCGCCTTCGTGCACG GGGAACTGAAACAGAGGAACAGGTCCAAAAGCGTTTGAGAAATGCAAGAGCGGAGCTTGAGCAAGGGAACACTTCAGGGCTCTTTGATCATATCTTGGTAAACGATGATCTTGAAACATCCTATACAAATCTCAAG AAAATCTTGTGCCTCGATGGGAGCACTgagcctgcatatcaagcat CTATGAAGAAAATCGAACCTCCGGTGGGTCATTCGGTTTCAGAAACGGATCAAAAGGTTCTGATACACTGTGGAACTACGGAGCTCGGAAAACCTTCAAGTGGCTT CAGATTCATGCTTGATGCATCTTCACTCAAAGGGGGTGCACCGGGCCGGACAAGAGGGTTAAACATGTATGCCATCGATCCATTTGCAGAGGGTCTGAATGGGATCAAGCAACTCCAAAACTCCACGTATTGA